A genome region from Pseudomonas sp. N3-W includes the following:
- a CDS encoding CoA transferase yields the protein MTDLLTSIQAALGLPHTPIPFTSSGALPSAFAVTDLACASIAVAGQAASELLHQQTARLPTLEVDRRLASFWFASSIRPTGWNVPPLWDPIAGDYATKDGWIRLHTNAPHHRVAAQSVLGACADRAAMASKVAQWAKTDLEHAVVEAGGCAAEMRSWAQWQAHPQGLAVNAEPLVQFTAASQPRSTPWQGSVAQPLAGIKVLDLTRVLAGPIASRFLAGLGADVLRIDPPTWNEPGVVPEVTLGKRCARLDLHDAADRAVFESLLKDADILLHGYRADALERLGYGAEQRQRLAPGLIDVCLNAYGWSGPWQHRRGFDSLVQMSSGIAEAGMQWKKADKPTPLPVQALDHATGYLMAASAIKLLGSGGSARLSLARTAKLLIEQGAGTDEPLRAEDEQDQGMLIEQTPWGPAHRLQVPLRISGTPVQWALPATELGAHRAQWW from the coding sequence ATGACTGATTTACTCACGTCCATTCAAGCCGCACTCGGCTTGCCGCACACCCCGATTCCGTTCACCTCGAGCGGCGCCCTGCCCTCGGCGTTTGCCGTTACCGACCTGGCCTGCGCCAGCATCGCCGTCGCCGGCCAAGCCGCCAGCGAACTGCTGCACCAGCAAACCGCTCGCCTGCCCACGCTCGAAGTCGACCGCCGCCTCGCCTCTTTCTGGTTTGCCTCCTCAATCCGCCCGACAGGCTGGAACGTGCCGCCGTTGTGGGACCCGATTGCCGGTGACTACGCGACCAAGGATGGCTGGATTCGCCTGCACACCAACGCCCCTCATCACCGTGTCGCCGCCCAAAGCGTGCTTGGGGCCTGCGCCGACCGCGCCGCGATGGCGAGCAAAGTCGCGCAGTGGGCGAAAACCGATCTGGAGCACGCCGTGGTCGAGGCCGGTGGTTGCGCCGCCGAGATGCGCAGTTGGGCACAGTGGCAGGCTCATCCACAGGGCCTCGCGGTGAACGCCGAACCGTTGGTGCAATTCACCGCAGCCAGCCAGCCACGCAGCACGCCGTGGCAAGGTTCGGTGGCGCAACCGTTGGCCGGAATCAAGGTACTGGATTTGACCCGTGTACTCGCCGGCCCAATCGCCAGTCGCTTCCTCGCCGGGCTGGGCGCCGACGTCCTGCGCATCGACCCACCGACCTGGAACGAACCTGGCGTGGTCCCGGAAGTCACCCTGGGCAAACGCTGTGCGCGGCTGGACCTGCACGATGCAGCGGATCGCGCGGTGTTCGAAAGCCTGCTCAAGGACGCCGACATCCTGCTCCACGGCTACCGCGCCGACGCCCTGGAGCGTTTGGGCTACGGCGCCGAGCAACGCCAGCGCCTGGCACCCGGCCTGATCGACGTGTGCCTCAATGCCTATGGCTGGAGCGGCCCGTGGCAGCACCGTCGTGGTTTCGACAGCCTGGTACAGATGAGCAGCGGGATTGCCGAGGCTGGCATGCAGTGGAAAAAAGCGGACAAGCCGACACCGCTGCCAGTGCAGGCGCTGGATCACGCGACCGGGTATTTGATGGCGGCCAGTGCGATCAAACTGCTCGGTAGCGGTGGTTCGGCGCGGCTGTCATTGGCGCGTACGGCGAAGCTGTTGATCGAGCAAGGTGCCGGGACGGATGAGCCGTTGCGGGCTGAGGATGAACAGGATCAGGGGATGTTGATTGAACAGACACCGTGGGGGCCGGCGCATCGGTTGCAGGTGCCGCTGAGGATCAGTGGGACGCCGGTGCAGTGGGCATTGCCGGCAACGGAATTGGGTGCGCATCGCGCACAGTGGTGGTGA